ATAGGCGTCGAATATTTAAAAACCGttagtaaaaacatcatttattaaaaatacagacaggatctttatttgttttaaccATTAATCACTTGAATAAATgcacaaaaaaagaagaaaaaaagtaaaacaataaaacaatccTTCGGGAAGTTTTGGTGATGAATTTTTCCACGTGATCCTTTCATGTAGAAAAAGGCATGGTTAATTTGCGAATTTAGTATTACAAATATTAGTAAATAATCTATACGAAATCCagtattttttccttttatttacCTTATTTTAGAATATTCCCATTACCAGACACAAAGTgaatagatataaatatataagggACTTATTATTtggttataaaatttataaatatagacCTGACTAGATGAGTCATTGTTTGTAAACATTGGGTTTTAAACGTGAACACTGCCAGGCTGTAATATTGTCGATCATGGTTTTAAATAGTTCTACCATTGACTCATGCTGTTTTACCTACATAAGGTTTCTTCACTCATAGAACAACTAATTCGGTTCCTGTACTATCAATACAGCGGTATTTCCTTCAGTGAGCTAGATCAACCTGTCCGTCGGTTATTTACACCggtatataaacaaaacattgcaTCACATTTGGAGTGTGCAATACAGCGATGAAAACTTCAAAGTGCACTCATAAAACTTGTGATCACTGTAAAAACCTCTCCAATCCTCCAAATTATTCGGAAGACGAATACGATTATTTAGCAAAAGGTAGGTTATGTTGAATTGTAGAATACTTTACATTCGTGTGTCCAGTGTAAATACAATGCGATAACATCTTTTATAGCtatattttaaagtgttttcAATGTCAGACAATTGTGTAACTTAGAAACTCTTCAAATGAGTTGAAATTCTAAGATATTTGTAttccatttgtttattttatgttctttttaaaatgcaattcttttaaaatacttgtattgcttttaaatatatgcatctttttggtttaatttttttctactttaattttttacttttttaaataagttGACATGTGTTATTAAAATGTTAGATTGGCTAAGTAAGCGCGAAAGTGAATTTcattattacaaataaaaatctctCTTTATCAAATTTCTGTATCacattgaaattcaaataatgattatcattttatttggttgcaaaaatatattggtTTTTACATGCAACCAGCATTACAATATTGTGCAGTTTGTATATAAAACAAGACTTTCAATTATTACTAATGTTTTTGTCAAAAGTATAAAGATATCAAATTCATTAGAAATATTCTTCAAATTCGCAccataattattttacaaattaacataAAGAATAATGACCAATTGCTTAAACCTCTGCTTTACAGAAAGGGCATGACAACGAATCGattaaatttatcttaaataGGCATTGAttagttaataaatttgattaattttgtaatttttatcattatgcAGTTGTGTTGACTGGGGACAGCGGTGTAGGAAAAACCAATCTTCTGTCGAGGTTCACCCGGAATGAGTTTAGTTTGGAGAGCAGAAGTACAATTGGGGTGGAATTTGCTACCAGGTAAATCTGAATACTATTgagatataaaattaataatgaatCGTCTTTTCTAATGCTGCGGAATATGCCGTTTCTGATGCTGGTTTGTTTTCTGGCTAAGGTCAAGCGACGCAGATAATGTAAACATAAAAGGTTAAGATACGGATTATGTTTTACTAATATAAAGTGACGCAATATGCTCACGGAAAACAAAGAACCCAAtgacatttatatacatgtaaaatgtcacGTCATTGTTTCCCTGACTCTCAGATATTCTAAGTGGAGCCTTTGTTCTTTACGACAAAAGAAGTCCGAAATTCAACTTGAAGCATATGGTTGCTTAACTATATATCCTCCTAATTTACAGAAGCGTTCATATAGACGGAAAGACATTGAAGGCCCAGATCTGGGACACAGCAGGTCAAGACCGGTACAGAGCTATCACTAATGCGTAAGTCTCATTCAATAATTAAGACTCATCCAACAATAAGTCTCATCCAGCAATATGTCTCATCCAGCAATAAGTCTCATCCAACAATAAGTCTCATCCAACAATAAGTCTCATCCAACAATAAGTCTCAACCAACAATAAGACTCATCCAGCAATAAGTCTCATCCAGCAATAAGTCTCATCCAACAATAAGTCTCATCCAGCAATAAGTCTCATCCAACAATAAGTCTCATCCAACAATAAGTCTCATCCAACAATAAGACTCATCCAGCAATAAGTCTCATCCAGCAATAAGTCTCATCCAACAATAAGTCTCATCCAGCAATAAGTCTCATCCAACAATAAGTCTCATCAAACAATAAGACTCATCAAACCATAAGTCTCATCAAACAATAAGTCTCATCAAACAAAAAGTTATCAAGCAATAAGTCGCATCAAACAATAAGTTATCAAACAATAAGTCTCATCAAACAATAAGTCTCATCAAACAATAAGTGTAATGAAATTGCCTACAAGTTTATATAATtcaagataaaaattatttcaatgatgcttcataacaacaGCTCTGTTTTAAATGGTGTACAGGGGCTTAATTGCGGGTAAACATAAAACAAGCTTTTGACGTCCTCTTTAAGACGGTATCTGATTGAATATAGCTATCGGAATTATTTTCCCCGTGATTTGATATAGAATATCaagaaactgttttattttcaatccctttaaaattgtaaagaacGAGATAAAGATTATTcgaatcaattatgacgtcgtAATGATTCTAGGTACAAAAGACACCCAGTagtcatttactagatcttgaccatAATTTTGTGCAGTAAATTAACCTAATAGTATGCATCTACGACTCCTACAGCTATTACAGAAAAGCTGTGGGTGTGGTCTTCGTCTATGATATTGCAAAACGACCAACTTTCGACAACCTAGATAAATGGTTGAAAGAGGCACGCAACTTTACGGACGATGACGTCATTTTGATGTTAGTCGGAAATAAAACCGATCTACGTCACTTGCGAGCCGTGTCATCACAGGAAGCCCGGAGTTACGCAGGTATACTTTGGGTACATGTTTATCATTGTTTATGAGTGTTGAGATTGAATTTATATGTATGGAATTCAAAGATGTAACATTCCCTATTATTCAGATATATATCTTTGTTCTTGTTATTTTTacgttttataaattttgtagaGAAAAACAACATGTCGTTTATCGAGACATCGGCACTGGACTGTACCCACGTTGACCTGGCTTTTCAGAGTATTCTAAAAGGTCAgtgtttgattacatgtatttaaaaactttttagcTAGAAATGTCATCGTAAAATAAAAGACACATTTCTATTTATATCACTCCAAGTCTAGAAAACGTTGAATGCCATTAATATgcgtttttaaaaacaatactttaCAATCAATTTACATTGCATGCAATTTAATTATTCTACcattaatcatatttttgtatactttttggtgatacaatgatataaaggtAGAGAGTGACTTGTGATCATACAGTTATACTACTATATACTGTTTATCATTGatcagattaaaataaaataaagggaGACATTTTATTGTTGAAGCTCTATGAATTGCTTATTATATAATAGCGATCAACATAGAATGTGACAAGCGTTGGTGAGCTGAAGGATATTGTGTTATTTGAATCTGCTCTGATAAATGTCATTTTTCTTCCAGAAATTTACTCGACGATTTCACGGAAGGGACTAAAAGATGATACAGGTGGATTTAATCTGCCCAGTGTTGTGGATTCCATGGACATAGGAATCACAGAAACTGAAGAGAAGCGGAAGTGTTGTGTtgtcatgtgatcaaatacatcGTACTTTACTTAACCGACATAACCGCCATTACCGTCAACATCATTATTATCACTGTCATCATCATCCACATCATCATCTTTgcattccaatttaatttgttttcattatatagATATGATTTGAAGCTTATTGTTGTGTTTTTAGATGATCATTACATTATACAGTTTATgatctgcatgtacatgtagctttaaaGTTTTGAATGAAACATTCATGTTGACTTATTGTTATTTCGTAGTTGTGTTTGTGATACTTCGAAAGGAAATATCTTCTTT
This genomic window from Magallana gigas chromosome 5, xbMagGiga1.1, whole genome shotgun sequence contains:
- the LOC105341931 gene encoding ras-related protein Rab-11A, coding for MKTSKCTHKTCDHCKNLSNPPNYSEDEYDYLAKVVLTGDSGVGKTNLLSRFTRNEFSLESRSTIGVEFATRSVHIDGKTLKAQIWDTAGQDRYRAITNAYYRKAVGVVFVYDIAKRPTFDNLDKWLKEARNFTDDDVILMLVGNKTDLRHLRAVSSQEARSYAEKNNMSFIETSALDCTHVDLAFQSILKEIYSTISRKGLKDDTGGFNLPSVVDSMDIGITETEEKRKCCVVM